Proteins co-encoded in one Metabacillus sp. KUDC1714 genomic window:
- the ctaG gene encoding cytochrome c oxidase assembly factor CtaG: MSFEIFGFRALWSPYYLVVMILIMVLYFMIIGPWRSKFKDHTPVTTKQQILFVTGIIALYVSKGSPVDLLGHIMFSAHMTQMAILYLVVPPLLILGIPDWLWKAIIYRPFIKPLIKVFTKPIIALILFNSIFSIYHIPMVFDFVKTDPLYHAAMTTFIFITAMFMWLPLLSTLPDWKSLTGIKKVGYIFANGILLTPACALIIFATDPMYATYSEPQAWLNALQLCVPADMLAGLNLTGPEMFNTLPTVEDQQLGGVLMKIIQEIVYGSILAYIFFQWARKERQKDELDLKKNFSPEPVK, translated from the coding sequence ATGAGCTTTGAAATTTTTGGATTTCGTGCATTATGGAGTCCATATTATTTGGTTGTAATGATTTTAATAATGGTATTATACTTTATGATAATTGGACCATGGCGTTCAAAATTTAAAGATCATACTCCAGTAACGACAAAACAACAAATTTTGTTTGTAACAGGTATTATTGCTTTATATGTAAGTAAAGGAAGTCCAGTTGACTTGTTGGGCCATATTATGTTTAGTGCACACATGACTCAAATGGCTATTTTATATTTGGTTGTACCACCTTTACTTATCCTAGGTATCCCAGATTGGTTATGGAAGGCAATTATTTATCGACCTTTTATTAAGCCTTTAATCAAAGTATTTACTAAGCCAATTATTGCATTGATACTTTTTAATAGTATATTTTCGATTTACCATATCCCAATGGTATTTGACTTTGTAAAAACTGATCCTTTATACCATGCAGCAATGACGACTTTTATCTTTATTACAGCGATGTTTATGTGGTTACCTTTACTAAGCACACTCCCAGATTGGAAATCGCTTACAGGAATAAAAAAAGTAGGGTATATTTTTGCTAATGGAATTTTATTGACACCTGCATGTGCTTTGATTATTTTTGCAACTGATCCTATGTATGCAACATACTCTGAACCACAAGCATGGTTAAATGCACTACAATTATGTGTTCCAGCTGATATGCTTGCCGGTCTTAATTTAACAGGTCCTGAAATGTTTAATACATTACCAACAGTCGAGGATCAACAGCTTGGTGGAGTACTCATGAAGATTATTCAAGAAATCGTTTACGGGTCAATCCTTGCTTATATCTTTTTCCAATGGGCTCGTAAGGAACGTCAAAAAGATGAGCTTGATTTGAAAAAAAACTTTTCGCCTGAACCAGTTAAATAA
- the cyoE gene encoding heme o synthase, translated as MANTKVLDEAAIKHHSNDIHETTLWKDFLSLIKVGIVNSNAITTFTGIWLALYFSDKGFLANIDLVLYTLIGSSLVIAGSCAINNYYDRDIDHLMERTKERPTVTGKMNPLQALWIGIFLLTVGFVFMLMTTLTATIISLVGVVTYIFLYTMWSKRLYTINTVIGSVSGAVPPLIGWAAVDANLSVMAWVLFLIMFIWQPPHFLALAMRRTEEYRAANIPMLPVVHGFDITKRQIMVWIACLLPLPFYLYELGTGFLILASALNVGWIVIGFKGFNNKDLEMKWATKMFVYSINYLTILFVSMVLFTIV; from the coding sequence TTGGCAAATACAAAAGTTTTGGATGAAGCCGCAATAAAGCATCATTCAAACGATATACACGAAACAACGCTTTGGAAAGATTTTCTTTCTTTAATAAAAGTAGGAATTGTTAATTCAAATGCAATAACAACATTTACTGGTATATGGCTAGCGCTTTATTTTAGTGATAAAGGGTTTCTAGCTAATATCGATCTTGTCTTATATACGTTAATTGGGTCTTCCTTAGTTATTGCAGGTTCATGTGCAATCAATAACTATTATGATCGTGACATCGATCACTTGATGGAACGTACCAAGGAAAGACCAACTGTAACTGGTAAAATGAATCCACTTCAGGCATTGTGGATTGGGATTTTTCTCCTAACTGTAGGGTTTGTATTTATGTTAATGACAACATTAACAGCAACAATTATTTCTTTAGTTGGAGTTGTTACATATATCTTTCTTTATACGATGTGGTCAAAACGACTGTATACAATTAATACTGTAATAGGTAGTGTCTCTGGTGCTGTACCACCCTTAATTGGATGGGCGGCTGTTGATGCCAATTTAAGCGTGATGGCATGGGTACTATTTTTAATAATGTTTATCTGGCAACCACCACATTTTTTAGCTCTAGCAATGCGTAGAACAGAGGAATATCGTGCAGCAAACATTCCTATGCTTCCAGTTGTACATGGGTTTGACATAACAAAACGTCAAATAATGGTATGGATTGCATGCTTACTTCCATTACCATTCTATCTTTATGAATTAGGTACAGGCTTTCTGATTTTAGCATCAGCCTTAAATGTTGGATGGATTGTCATTGGGTTTAAAGGGTTTAACAATAAAGATTTAGAGATGAAATGGGCTACAAAGATGTTCGTTTACTCTATCAACTATTTAACAATCTTGTTTGTTTCAATGGTGCTTTTCACCATTGTATAA
- a CDS encoding COX15/CtaA family protein has product MQRALKWFAVLTTIIMLFVLIGGALVTKTESGAGCGNSWPLCHGEFVPSEITFELVIELSHRLVSGLAGITVLILSIWSWRKIGHVRETKFLSLLSTFFLVLQALIGAAAVKWGQSDAVLALHFGISLISFASVLLLTLLIFEVDKKFDAKTIIIDKQMKSHMIGIILYSYVVVYTGAYVRHKGASLACPDWPLCSRRAGGMPVTLHEWIQMGHRLAAGVIFIWIAYATWRAIKHHKHQKVIYWGWIIAFILVCLQVTTGALVVITGLNLYIALSHALIISCLFGLLSYFILLVSRNKLNLENQAVLDESNEKTNF; this is encoded by the coding sequence TTGCAACGTGCTCTTAAATGGTTTGCTGTTTTAACGACAATAATTATGTTATTTGTCTTAATCGGCGGTGCCCTTGTTACAAAGACTGAGTCAGGTGCAGGATGTGGAAATTCTTGGCCTTTATGTCATGGCGAGTTTGTGCCAAGTGAAATTACATTTGAGCTTGTTATAGAATTAAGCCATCGGTTAGTTAGTGGACTTGCTGGGATTACAGTTTTAATCCTTTCTATTTGGTCATGGAGAAAGATTGGCCATGTTAGAGAGACAAAATTCTTAAGCTTACTCTCGACATTCTTTTTAGTCCTACAAGCATTGATTGGCGCAGCTGCAGTTAAGTGGGGTCAGTCAGATGCTGTACTCGCTCTTCATTTCGGAATATCGCTTATTTCCTTTGCTTCTGTCTTACTTTTAACATTATTGATATTTGAAGTAGACAAAAAGTTTGATGCAAAAACGATAATTATCGATAAACAAATGAAGTCTCACATGATTGGTATTATTCTCTACTCTTATGTAGTTGTTTATACAGGTGCATATGTGAGACATAAAGGAGCTAGTCTTGCTTGTCCTGATTGGCCGCTTTGCAGTAGGCGTGCTGGAGGTATGCCCGTAACCTTGCATGAATGGATTCAAATGGGGCATCGTCTTGCCGCTGGTGTGATCTTCATTTGGATTGCATATGCAACTTGGCGAGCAATAAAACATCATAAGCATCAAAAAGTCATTTATTGGGGATGGATCATTGCGTTTATTCTAGTATGCTTACAAGTGACGACAGGTGCACTTGTTGTTATTACAGGATTGAATCTTTATATTGCTTTGTCCCACGCATTAATTATCTCTTGTTTATTTGGGCTATTAAGCTATTTCATATTGTTAGTAAGTAGAAACAAACTGAATTTAGAAAATCAAGCTGTTCTTGATGAGTCTAATGAGAAAACTAATTTTTAA
- the coxB gene encoding cytochrome c oxidase subunit II — protein MRKWLTKWRLFSLFAVMTLVLAGCGEPFLSTLKPAGEVADMQYDLMVLSTLIMVVVIAVVTVIFIYVVVKFRRRKGEENNIPVQVEGNHKLEIIWTVIPILLLLVLTIPVVTATFKLAEVDAIEDENRKPEDAIVVNVRANLYWWEFEYPDYGVVTSQDLVVPTDEKVYFNLISSDVKHSFWIPSIGGKMDTNTENVNQMWLKFDSERMDQAEAGEYFYGKCAELCGPSHGLMDFKVKPISRDDFDQWISDMKDSNAVASTDLAKQGEQLFEEKGCISCHAVSPTDERPAAARTAPNLATFGERARVAGILEHNEENVRAWLEDPESFKPGNKMTGTYPELADEELDALTEYLMGLKVSSN, from the coding sequence ATGAGAAAATGGCTGACAAAATGGCGTCTATTTTCATTATTCGCAGTTATGACGCTTGTCTTAGCCGGCTGTGGTGAACCGTTTCTTTCCACGCTTAAACCTGCTGGTGAGGTAGCGGATATGCAGTACGACCTTATGGTGTTAAGTACTCTTATCATGGTTGTGGTCATTGCAGTCGTAACTGTAATCTTCATTTATGTTGTCGTTAAATTCCGTAGACGTAAAGGTGAAGAAAACAACATTCCTGTTCAAGTTGAGGGGAATCATAAGCTAGAAATCATTTGGACTGTTATTCCTATTCTTTTACTTCTTGTCTTAACAATTCCAGTTGTAACTGCAACATTTAAACTTGCAGAAGTGGATGCAATTGAGGATGAGAACCGTAAGCCAGAAGACGCAATCGTAGTAAATGTACGTGCAAATCTATACTGGTGGGAATTTGAATATCCAGACTATGGTGTTGTAACTAGCCAAGACTTAGTTGTTCCAACTGATGAGAAAGTTTACTTTAACTTGATATCATCTGATGTTAAGCATTCATTCTGGATTCCTTCTATAGGCGGTAAGATGGATACTAACACTGAAAACGTAAACCAAATGTGGTTGAAATTTGATTCAGAAAGAATGGATCAAGCTGAAGCAGGAGAATATTTCTATGGTAAATGTGCTGAGCTTTGTGGTCCTTCACATGGTTTAATGGACTTTAAAGTTAAACCGATTTCAAGAGATGATTTTGACCAATGGATCTCTGACATGAAAGACTCAAATGCTGTTGCTTCAACTGATTTAGCAAAGCAAGGCGAACAATTATTCGAAGAAAAGGGATGTATCTCATGCCACGCAGTATCACCTACTGATGAGCGACCAGCAGCTGCAAGGACTGCTCCTAACTTAGCTACATTTGGAGAACGTGCACGAGTTGCAGGAATTCTTGAACATAATGAGGAAAATGTTCGTGCATGGTTAGAAGATCCTGAAAGCTTTAAGCCTGGTAACAAGATGACTGGTACTTATCCAGAATTAGCTGATGAAGAGCTAGATGCTCTTACAGAATACTTAATGGGGCTAAAAGTCTCAAGCAATTAA
- the ctaF gene encoding cytochrome c oxidase subunit IVB, with product MANNQNSANPRVDLAYRRKKNKEEMKHQVVTFAMMIFFTIVAFIAVGYEGVGEWFKVPFIILLAVIQVIFQLYYFMHMSHKGHETAALFLYSGIGVAALTVLTFVTIIWW from the coding sequence ATGGCAAATAATCAAAATTCAGCAAACCCAAGAGTAGACTTAGCCTATCGTCGTAAGAAAAATAAAGAGGAAATGAAGCATCAGGTAGTAACGTTTGCAATGATGATTTTCTTTACAATTGTTGCATTTATCGCTGTTGGTTATGAAGGAGTTGGTGAATGGTTTAAAGTTCCATTTATTATCCTTTTAGCAGTGATACAGGTTATTTTTCAGCTTTATTACTTCATGCATATGAGTCATAAAGGACATGAAACGGCAGCGTTATTTTTATACTCAGGTATTGGTGTAGCTGCATTAACAGTATTAACATTTGTTACAATAATTTGGTGGTAA
- the ctaD gene encoding cytochrome c oxidase subunit I yields MSTLTQKKGVGAVIWDYLTTVDHKKIAILYLISGGFFFLVGGLEAMLIRIQLAVPNNDFVSAGLYNEVLTMHGTTMIFLAAMPLIFALMNAVVPLQIGARDVAFPFLNSLGFWLFFFGGIFLNLSWFLGGAPDAGWTSYASLALNSPGHGVDFYLLGLQVSGLGTLIAGINFLATIINMRAPGMTYMRMPLFTWTTFVASALILFAFPALTVGLALLMFDRLFGTAFFDPALGGNSVIFEHLFWIFGHPEVYILILPAFGIFSDILPTFSKKRLFGYSSMVFATVLIGFLGFMVWAHHMFTTGLGPIANAIFAVATMAIAVPTGIKIFNWLFTIWGGSVKFTSPMVWSVAFIPTFVMGGVTGVMLAAAAADYQYHDSYFVVAHFHYVIVGGVVFSLFAGATYWWPTMFGKMLNEKLNMIIFALFFTGFHLTFFIQHFLGLMGMPRRIFTFLPGQGLETGNFVSTIGAFLMAAGTIVLLINIVYTSVKGKKVGRDPWGEGRTLEWAISSPPPEYNFKQTPLIRGLDALWVEKMEGNKEMTPAEPLGDIHMPNGSILPFIMSFGLFIVSFGLLYREDYGWALPAIIVGFIITFAAMFFRSVIDDHGYHIHKEDLLNEDKGGKA; encoded by the coding sequence GTGAGCACGTTAACTCAGAAAAAAGGGGTCGGTGCGGTTATATGGGACTACTTAACAACAGTGGACCATAAAAAAATCGCCATCCTTTACCTGATATCCGGTGGCTTCTTCTTCCTTGTTGGTGGATTAGAAGCAATGCTGATCCGCATTCAGCTGGCAGTTCCGAATAATGACTTTGTTAGTGCTGGTCTTTACAATGAAGTATTAACAATGCACGGAACTACGATGATATTCCTAGCTGCAATGCCTTTAATATTCGCATTAATGAATGCGGTTGTACCATTACAAATTGGTGCTCGTGACGTAGCATTTCCATTTTTAAACTCATTAGGATTTTGGTTATTCTTCTTTGGAGGAATCTTCCTTAATTTAAGTTGGTTTTTAGGTGGAGCACCTGACGCAGGTTGGACTTCTTATGCCTCATTGGCATTAAATTCACCTGGACATGGTGTTGATTTTTACTTACTTGGATTACAGGTTTCGGGTTTAGGAACGCTTATAGCGGGGATTAACTTCCTTGCAACAATTATCAACATGCGTGCACCTGGAATGACTTACATGCGTATGCCATTATTTACATGGACTACATTTGTAGCATCAGCACTTATTTTATTTGCTTTCCCTGCATTAACCGTAGGATTAGCGTTACTTATGTTTGACCGTTTATTCGGTACAGCATTCTTTGACCCAGCATTGGGTGGTAACTCAGTGATTTTTGAGCATTTATTCTGGATTTTTGGACACCCTGAGGTATATATCTTGATTTTACCTGCATTCGGTATTTTCTCAGATATTCTACCTACATTCTCTAAGAAACGTTTGTTTGGATACTCTTCAATGGTATTCGCAACAGTTTTAATTGGTTTCTTAGGATTCATGGTATGGGCTCACCATATGTTCACAACTGGTTTAGGACCGATTGCAAATGCCATTTTTGCAGTTGCGACTATGGCAATTGCTGTGCCAACTGGGATTAAAATTTTCAACTGGCTATTTACAATTTGGGGCGGTTCTGTAAAGTTCACTTCTCCAATGGTTTGGTCGGTTGCTTTTATTCCTACGTTCGTAATGGGTGGAGTAACAGGTGTAATGTTAGCGGCAGCAGCAGCTGACTATCAGTATCATGATAGCTATTTCGTAGTTGCTCACTTCCACTATGTAATCGTAGGTGGGGTTGTATTCTCATTATTTGCCGGTGCTACTTATTGGTGGCCAACAATGTTTGGAAAAATGTTAAACGAAAAGCTGAATATGATCATTTTTGCTCTATTCTTCACTGGCTTCCATTTAACATTCTTTATCCAACATTTCCTAGGTCTAATGGGTATGCCTCGTCGTATTTTCACATTTTTACCTGGTCAAGGTTTAGAAACAGGTAACTTTGTTAGTACAATCGGTGCATTCTTAATGGCTGCAGGTACAATTGTTTTACTGATTAATATTGTTTATACATCTGTAAAAGGGAAAAAAGTTGGTAGAGATCCATGGGGAGAAGGTCGTACACTTGAGTGGGCGATTTCATCACCACCACCAGAGTACAACTTTAAACAAACACCACTTATTCGTGGTTTAGATGCACTATGGGTTGAAAAAATGGAAGGCAATAAAGAAATGACACCAGCAGAACCTCTGGGTGACATTCATATGCCGAACGGTTCAATTTTACCGTTTATCATGTCATTTGGATTATTCATCGTATCATTCGGATTACTATATCGCGAAGACTATGGCTGGGCGTTACCTGCTATTATTGTAGGGTTCATTATTACATTTGCTGCAATGTTCTTCCGTTCTGTTATCGATGATCATGGGTATCATATTCATAAAGAGGATCTACTTAATGAAGATAAAGGAGGGAAAGCATAA
- the ctaE gene encoding cytochrome c oxidase subunit III, which yields MAHVEEKLTAENFPASPEKATLEGKNKFTGFWLFLGGETVLFASLFATFLALRESTAGGATTQELFEIPLTFVATMLLLTSSLTSVYAMYHMKNFNFGKMQLWLVITVLLGLAFLILEIYEFNHYIHHYEFTITSSALGSAFYTLVGTHGLHVAFGLLWITTLIVRNAKRGLSLYNAPKYYVASLYWHFIDVVWVFIFTVVYLMGMVG from the coding sequence ATGGCACATGTTGAAGAGAAATTAACAGCAGAAAATTTTCCTGCGTCGCCTGAAAAAGCTACCCTCGAAGGTAAAAATAAATTTACTGGCTTTTGGTTGTTTTTAGGTGGAGAGACTGTTTTATTCGCTAGTCTCTTTGCCACTTTCTTAGCATTAAGAGAGTCAACAGCTGGAGGAGCAACTACTCAAGAACTATTTGAAATACCACTGACATTCGTTGCTACTATGTTACTTTTAACATCAAGTTTAACAAGTGTTTACGCTATGTATCATATGAAGAATTTTAACTTTGGCAAAATGCAGTTGTGGTTAGTGATCACAGTTCTTCTTGGATTAGCCTTCCTCATATTGGAGATTTATGAGTTTAATCACTATATTCATCATTATGAGTTTACAATTACTAGTAGTGCTCTTGGCTCAGCGTTCTATACATTAGTTGGAACACATGGATTACACGTTGCGTTCGGTCTATTATGGATTACAACATTAATTGTTCGTAATGCAAAACGTGGATTAAGCTTGTACAATGCTCCTAAATATTATGTAGCTAGTCTGTACTGGCATTTCATTGACGTAGTTTGGGTGTTTATCTTTACAGTTGTATACTTAATGGGAATGGTGGGATAA